A window of the Paraburkholderia sp. ZP32-5 genome harbors these coding sequences:
- a CDS encoding hemolysin family protein — protein sequence MIQVVALIGALFLVALNGFFVAAEFGLVKLRQTRVQSLAAQHGMRGRLLAKVHGQLDAYLSACQLGITLASLGLGWIGEPAFAQLLMPLFRVIGVESSDLIHGISLFFAFSCISFLHIVVGELAPKSLAIREAEKISLWTAMPLFCFYWAMYPAIWVLNTSANTVLKAAGLHTDQGHDSHYSTEELKLILRGRRARVASELGASDGAYSQDEWNTIAHSLDFSRMTVSDLMRPSHEMACLRRDLPLRDNMQVVARHRFSRYPLFEDASGERVVGMIHLKDLLLARQAGSTLDDLTRYVRPVQYVKPDMPALELFRRFRKGAPHFALVGHKNAKPIGFLTLDNLLGALVGQIHDEFRQGDADWTRMDDGTLMGKGSLPVVSLERALGIDIDEGKAESVGGLVIQALNDLPSEGQRVEFEHFDVVVKKMKGPRIVLVRVYPKIFDDEGG from the coding sequence TTGATCCAGGTTGTCGCCCTTATCGGTGCATTGTTTCTGGTTGCCCTCAACGGCTTTTTCGTCGCCGCCGAATTCGGTCTGGTGAAACTGCGGCAAACCCGCGTGCAAAGCCTCGCAGCCCAGCATGGGATGCGAGGACGTTTGCTCGCGAAGGTCCATGGACAACTCGATGCATACCTGTCCGCGTGTCAGCTTGGCATCACGCTCGCGTCTCTCGGCCTCGGCTGGATCGGCGAACCGGCGTTCGCGCAATTGCTGATGCCGCTGTTTCGCGTGATCGGCGTCGAATCGAGCGATCTGATTCACGGCATCTCGCTGTTCTTCGCTTTCTCGTGCATTTCATTCCTGCATATCGTGGTCGGCGAACTCGCGCCGAAGTCGCTGGCGATCCGCGAGGCGGAGAAGATCTCGCTATGGACCGCGATGCCGCTGTTCTGCTTTTACTGGGCGATGTACCCGGCGATCTGGGTGCTCAACACGAGCGCGAACACGGTGCTGAAGGCCGCCGGGCTGCACACCGACCAGGGTCACGATTCGCACTACTCGACCGAAGAGCTAAAGCTGATCCTGCGCGGCCGCCGCGCGCGGGTCGCGAGCGAACTCGGTGCGTCCGATGGCGCATACAGTCAGGACGAATGGAACACGATCGCCCACTCGCTGGATTTCTCGCGCATGACCGTGTCGGACCTGATGCGGCCGTCGCATGAAATGGCGTGCCTGCGGCGCGATCTGCCGTTGCGCGACAACATGCAGGTCGTCGCGCGGCATCGCTTCAGCCGCTATCCGTTGTTCGAGGATGCGTCGGGTGAGCGCGTGGTCGGCATGATCCATCTGAAAGATCTTTTGCTCGCGCGTCAGGCCGGCAGCACGCTCGACGATCTGACGCGCTACGTGCGCCCGGTGCAGTATGTGAAGCCGGATATGCCGGCGCTCGAACTGTTCCGCCGCTTTCGCAAGGGCGCCCCGCATTTCGCGCTGGTCGGCCACAAGAACGCGAAGCCGATCGGCTTCCTGACGCTCGACAATCTGCTCGGCGCGCTGGTCGGCCAGATTCACGACGAGTTTCGCCAGGGCGATGCCGACTGGACGCGCATGGACGACGGCACGCTGATGGGCAAGGGCAGCTTGCCGGTGGTGTCGCTGGAGCGCGCGCTGGGCATCGATATCGACGAGGGCAAGGCCGAATCCGTCGGCGGTCTGGTGATCCAGGCGCTCAACGATCTGCCCAGCGAAGGGCAGCGTGTCGAATTCGAACACTTCGACGTGGTGGTCAAGAAAATGAAGGGGCCGCGCATCGTGCTCGTGCGCGTGTATCCGAAGATATTCGATGACGAGGGTGGTTGA
- a CDS encoding sensor histidine kinase codes for MTTSSTGIAGAQPATAGLVISERSARLRAETALFMRDHVLSLVSHDLRGPLNAIHSWAYVLERKLDANDPNSQRAITGIRSGVDQQVKLLETIVDTTRAETKALVLAYAPFPLHPLLDETIEEVRSGLARSRGVELRLDSQLATEQLNGDRERLTAALWLMLTFAVEASTRGAEVALATRADTGAWHVSVAYEPSQALNDAALPHMLEAFARRQAGEPREAKRIAWVFALCKRVAEAHGGSFEQGDAVEAGEAAAQNGRPSTATLALRIPLTASAPK; via the coding sequence GTGACAACGTCTTCAACTGGGATTGCTGGCGCCCAGCCGGCAACTGCTGGCCTCGTCATCTCCGAACGCAGCGCGCGTCTGCGCGCCGAAACCGCGTTATTCATGCGCGATCATGTGTTGTCGCTGGTGTCGCACGATCTGCGCGGTCCATTGAATGCGATCCATAGCTGGGCGTACGTGCTCGAACGCAAGCTCGATGCGAACGACCCCAATTCGCAGCGCGCGATCACCGGGATTCGCAGCGGCGTCGATCAGCAGGTGAAGCTGCTCGAAACGATCGTCGACACGACGCGCGCCGAAACGAAAGCGCTGGTGCTCGCGTATGCGCCGTTCCCACTGCATCCGCTGCTCGATGAAACCATCGAGGAGGTGCGTAGCGGACTCGCCCGCTCGCGCGGCGTCGAACTCAGGCTCGACTCGCAGCTCGCCACCGAGCAGTTGAACGGCGACCGCGAGCGTCTAACCGCTGCCTTGTGGCTGATGCTCACCTTCGCGGTCGAAGCGAGCACGCGCGGCGCCGAGGTCGCGCTGGCCACGCGCGCGGACACCGGCGCATGGCATGTGAGCGTCGCGTATGAGCCGAGCCAGGCGCTCAACGACGCCGCATTACCGCATATGCTCGAAGCGTTTGCGCGCAGGCAGGCCGGCGAGCCGCGCGAGGCCAAGCGCATCGCCTGGGTATTCGCGCTGTGCAAGCGCGTCGCCGAAGCGCACGGCGGCAGCTTCGAGCAAGGCGACGCGGTGGAAGCGGGCGAGGCGGCCGCACAGAACGGCCGCCCCAGCACCGCCACGCTCGCACTGCGCATACCGCTCACCGCGTCCGCGCCGAAATGA
- a CDS encoding FKBP-type peptidyl-prolyl cis-trans isomerase, translating to MSTVTTESGLKYEDLVEGTGAEAVAGKTVTVHYTGWLTDGQKFDSSKDRNDPFAFVLGGGMVIKGWDEGVQGMKVGGTRKLTIPPQLGYGVRGAGGVIPPNATLVFEVELLEV from the coding sequence ATGTCGACTGTGACGACCGAATCCGGCCTGAAATACGAAGACCTCGTGGAAGGCACCGGCGCCGAGGCAGTAGCCGGCAAGACCGTGACCGTGCACTACACGGGCTGGCTCACCGACGGCCAGAAGTTCGACTCGAGCAAGGACCGCAACGACCCGTTCGCGTTCGTGCTGGGCGGCGGCATGGTCATCAAGGGCTGGGACGAAGGCGTGCAAGGTATGAAGGTCGGCGGCACGCGCAAGCTGACCATTCCGCCGCAACTCGGCTACGGCGTGCGCGGCGCGGGCGGCGTGATTCCGCCGAATGCGACGCTGGTGTTCGAAGTCGAACTGCTCGAAGTCTGA
- a CDS encoding AraC family transcriptional regulator, with protein MSHAAVTAPNVSLRCYGAVEASDVHDFHQVVLGLDGAMVMAVDGVAQQIDAGSAWLIPAGARHDYAGVGSNRQLVLDLPATSLAVPERLFERARAVTVDASVAQLVHRIAAHAAGGAEGDAVDNRRFHWDAAARLGAALVADRGALAGTQAEGAGLDFARIDHWLRAHLSEPLRIADLAAHCGFGMRRFHQLFIDAFGETPHRYLQRLRLDTSITLLADPRLSLTDIALDIGFGDQSAYTHAFTRRFGLAPGQWRALRH; from the coding sequence GTGAGCCACGCCGCCGTCACCGCCCCTAACGTTTCGCTGCGCTGCTATGGCGCGGTCGAAGCGTCGGACGTGCATGATTTTCATCAGGTCGTGCTCGGGCTCGACGGCGCGATGGTGATGGCGGTAGACGGCGTCGCGCAGCAGATCGACGCCGGCTCCGCATGGCTGATCCCGGCCGGCGCGCGGCACGACTACGCGGGCGTCGGCTCGAACCGGCAACTGGTGCTCGACTTGCCGGCCACGTCGTTGGCCGTACCGGAGCGGCTCTTCGAGCGCGCGCGGGCTGTGACCGTCGATGCGTCGGTCGCGCAGCTCGTGCATCGGATCGCCGCGCATGCGGCGGGCGGCGCCGAGGGCGATGCCGTCGACAATCGTCGCTTTCATTGGGATGCCGCGGCGCGTCTTGGCGCAGCGCTCGTCGCCGATCGCGGTGCGCTCGCCGGCACTCAAGCCGAGGGCGCCGGTCTCGATTTCGCGCGCATCGACCACTGGCTACGCGCGCATTTGTCGGAACCGCTGCGTATCGCAGACCTCGCCGCGCATTGCGGCTTCGGTATGCGGCGCTTTCATCAGCTTTTTATCGACGCGTTTGGCGAAACGCCGCATCGCTATTTGCAGCGACTGCGGCTCGATACGTCGATCACGCTGCTTGCGGATCCGCGTCTGTCATTGACGGATATTGCGCTCGATATCGGTTTTGGCGATCAGAGTGCTTATACGCATGCATTCACAAGACGCTTCGGGCTGGCGCCCGGGCAATGGCGGGCGTTGAGGCATTGA
- the purF gene encoding amidophosphoribosyltransferase codes for MCGIVGVVSHSPVNQLIYDSLLLLQHRGQDAAGIATANGSNFHMHKANGMVRDVFRTRNMRSLPGTTGIGQVRYPTAGSASSEEEAQPFYVNAPFGLILAHNGNLTNWQQLKDEMFRIDRRHVNTNSDTEVLLNVFAHELQLSSSGLQLDPAALFKAVSGVHRRVRGSYAIVALIAGYGLLGVRDPFGIRPLCIGKLETAEGVEWMLASESVAIEGIGFEFVRDVQPGEAIFIDAEGNLHSQQCATTPSLNPCIFELVYLARPDSVLDGVPVYNVRLRMGDYLAEKVRRELPDVAIDVVMPIPDSSRPAAMQVAKKLGVEYREGFFKNRYVGRTFIMPGQAVRKKSVRQKLNAMGIEFKGKNVLIVDDSIVRGTTSHEIVQMARDAGANKVIFASAAPPVKFPNVYGIDMPTRGELVAHGRSDEEVARMIGADHLVYQDVDALKQAVRDINPALKEFEASCFDGNYVTGDVTTEYLDRIERARLAPSSQSDRDAASEAIDGGAPARSQLHLQLSVN; via the coding sequence ATGTGCGGCATCGTAGGCGTAGTTTCCCATTCTCCGGTCAACCAGCTGATCTATGACAGCCTGCTGCTGCTGCAGCACCGCGGTCAGGATGCCGCCGGCATCGCGACGGCGAACGGCAGCAATTTCCACATGCACAAGGCCAACGGCATGGTGCGCGACGTGTTCCGCACGCGCAACATGCGCAGCCTGCCGGGCACGACTGGTATCGGCCAGGTCCGCTATCCGACCGCCGGTTCCGCATCGAGCGAAGAAGAAGCGCAGCCGTTCTACGTGAACGCTCCGTTCGGCCTGATCCTCGCGCACAACGGCAATCTGACCAACTGGCAACAACTGAAAGATGAGATGTTCCGCATCGATCGGCGCCACGTGAACACCAATTCCGATACCGAAGTGCTGCTCAACGTGTTCGCGCACGAATTGCAGTTGTCGAGTTCGGGCCTGCAGCTCGATCCGGCCGCGCTGTTCAAGGCGGTGTCGGGCGTGCATCGGCGGGTGCGCGGCTCGTATGCGATCGTCGCGCTGATCGCCGGTTACGGCCTGCTCGGAGTGCGTGACCCGTTCGGTATCCGTCCGCTGTGTATCGGCAAGCTGGAAACGGCTGAAGGCGTCGAATGGATGCTGGCGTCGGAATCGGTGGCAATCGAAGGTATCGGTTTCGAATTCGTGCGTGACGTGCAGCCGGGCGAGGCGATTTTTATCGACGCCGAAGGCAATCTGCACTCGCAGCAGTGCGCGACGACGCCGAGCCTGAACCCGTGCATTTTCGAACTCGTGTATCTGGCGCGTCCGGATTCGGTGCTGGATGGCGTGCCGGTCTATAACGTGCGTCTGCGCATGGGCGACTATCTCGCCGAGAAGGTCCGCCGCGAGCTGCCCGACGTCGCGATCGACGTCGTGATGCCGATTCCCGACTCGTCTCGCCCGGCCGCGATGCAGGTCGCGAAGAAGCTGGGCGTTGAGTATCGCGAGGGCTTCTTCAAGAACCGCTATGTGGGCCGCACCTTCATCATGCCGGGCCAGGCGGTGCGCAAGAAGTCGGTGCGCCAGAAGCTGAACGCGATGGGCATCGAGTTCAAGGGCAAGAACGTGCTGATCGTCGACGACTCGATCGTGCGCGGCACCACGTCGCATGAAATCGTGCAGATGGCGCGCGATGCGGGCGCGAATAAGGTGATTTTCGCGTCGGCGGCGCCGCCGGTGAAGTTCCCGAACGTGTACGGCATCGATATGCCGACGCGCGGCGAACTCGTCGCGCATGGCCGTTCGGACGAGGAAGTCGCGCGCATGATCGGCGCCGATCACCTCGTGTATCAGGACGTCGATGCGCTGAAGCAGGCGGTGCGCGACATCAACCCGGCGCTGAAGGAATTCGAGGCATCGTGCTTCGACGGCAACTACGTAACTGGCGACGTGACGACCGAGTACCTCGATCGCATCGAACGCGCGCGTCTTGCGCCGTCGTCGCAATCGGATCGCGATGCCGCGAGCGAGGCAATCGACGGTGGCGCCCCGGCGCGTTCGCAGCTGCATCTGCAACTGTCGGTGAATTGA
- a CDS encoding CvpA family protein: MFTAFDYAVMAVIGLSALRGAWRGLLSEVFGLIGWVAAFFLACEFVGYVVPYIPSNWPGGALTQWLLAFSLIVIGVVLVASVVSALLSRLVQVTGLGGADRSLGLMFGLVRGVVLVLILVALAGLTELPKQEFWRNALLRPYAVEGVRAMKPLLPEALAAYVHVDDPGTESNAQQDSGARRLP; the protein is encoded by the coding sequence ATGTTCACTGCGTTCGACTACGCTGTAATGGCGGTGATTGGCTTGTCGGCACTGCGCGGCGCCTGGCGCGGTCTGCTGTCGGAAGTGTTTGGCCTGATCGGCTGGGTCGCGGCGTTTTTTCTGGCTTGCGAGTTTGTCGGCTATGTTGTCCCTTACATCCCGTCCAACTGGCCGGGTGGTGCGTTGACCCAGTGGCTGCTGGCTTTCTCGCTCATCGTGATCGGCGTCGTGCTGGTCGCGAGCGTGGTCAGCGCATTGCTCAGCCGCCTCGTGCAGGTCACGGGGCTCGGCGGCGCAGACCGCTCGCTTGGTTTGATGTTCGGCCTCGTACGCGGGGTCGTTCTGGTGCTAATTCTGGTCGCCCTCGCAGGCTTGACCGAATTGCCCAAACAGGAATTCTGGCGCAACGCGCTGCTTCGTCCGTATGCGGTCGAAGGCGTGCGTGCAATGAAACCGTTGCTTCCCGAGGCGCTCGCCGCATACGTCCATGTGGACGATCCGGGCACCGAAAGCAATGCGCAACAGGACTCCGGCGCACGCCGGCTGCCTTGA
- a CDS encoding SPOR domain-containing protein: MGIFSFGKKDDAPGRRGANTSSSRPARGERVERRTRRTERAVDADAMLLDPTLPEKQRARRRLVGAIALVVAAVIILPMVLDSHPKPVTDDISIDIPSRPAPKLARSAANEDVQAGVAPDNPPAADAGVAASGLAPATTAAAAPATASAAKPAQTAQSTAKPAQSAQSAATKPDTHTTAAAKPTAKPQTQALAANTAPAAPAKQAKAPAAATSNDDDTNTAASADANSGTPASPPGNRFAVQLGAFANEANARNWAAKLKAAGVPAYIEHRKQADGSTLTLLRAGPFADRAAATEAIAKVRGAGLMSGSSGGTAQ; this comes from the coding sequence ATGGGAATTTTCTCGTTCGGCAAGAAAGACGACGCGCCCGGCCGGCGCGGCGCAAACACCAGTTCCAGTCGGCCCGCCCGGGGTGAGCGCGTCGAGCGGCGTACGCGCCGCACCGAGCGCGCGGTCGATGCCGATGCGATGCTGCTCGACCCGACGTTGCCGGAAAAGCAGCGCGCGCGTCGCCGGCTGGTTGGCGCGATCGCGCTGGTCGTGGCGGCCGTGATCATCCTGCCGATGGTGCTGGATTCGCATCCGAAGCCCGTCACCGACGACATCTCCATCGATATCCCTAGCCGTCCGGCACCGAAACTCGCCAGATCCGCCGCCAACGAAGACGTGCAAGCGGGCGTCGCACCGGACAATCCGCCTGCCGCCGATGCAGGCGTCGCCGCTTCCGGCCTCGCTCCGGCAACCACCGCGGCGGCCGCACCGGCAACCGCCTCCGCCGCGAAGCCAGCCCAGACGGCTCAATCGACCGCGAAGCCAGCCCAATCGGCCCAGTCGGCCGCCACCAAACCAGACACGCACACCACCGCCGCGGCCAAGCCCACGGCGAAACCGCAAACCCAGGCGCTCGCCGCCAACACCGCTCCCGCGGCACCCGCCAAGCAGGCGAAAGCGCCAGCCGCCGCGACCTCGAACGACGACGACACGAACACCGCAGCCAGCGCGGACGCGAACTCCGGCACGCCGGCCTCGCCGCCCGGCAATCGTTTCGCGGTTCAGCTCGGCGCATTTGCGAACGAAGCGAACGCGCGCAATTGGGCCGCGAAGTTGAAAGCGGCGGGTGTACCCGCATATATCGAACATCGTAAGCAGGCAGACGGCTCGACGTTGACGCTGCTGCGCGCCGGTCCGTTCGCAGACCGCGCCGCCGCCACGGAAGCCATCGCGAAGGTGCGCGGGGCGGGCCTGATGTCGGGCTCGAGCGGCGGCACCGCACAGTAA
- the folC gene encoding bifunctional tetrahydrofolate synthase/dihydrofolate synthase, with amino-acid sequence MTTFPTLDAWLTHLESAHPVGIDMGLGRISKVRDAMQLSFACPIITVGGTNGKGSTCAILEAILLRAGYTVGCHTSPHLLSFNERARVNGAMASDEELLPHFEAVETARLSLAEPVTLTYFEFTTLAIMSLFASRGLDAVIFEVGLGGRLDAVNILDTDCAIITSIDLDHTDYLGDTREKIAFEKAGIFRPGKPAICADPVPPQTLIDHAEKIGAELWLFGRDFRYEGQAGSERQQWSYVGPTMRRSSLAYPSLRGANQLINTSAALAGLEALRDRLPVSAQDIRLGIANVDLPGRFQVLPGKPSIVLDVGHNPHAAAVLGQNLGNMGFFPYTYAVFGAMRDKDIAGVLNHLKGEVDHWCVTDLPTPRAASAQELEATLRELGVEDGTDSSVTRYTTPAEAFQDALKRASENDRIVVFGSFYTVAGVMAYRKSQQH; translated from the coding sequence ATGACGACATTCCCCACCCTCGACGCGTGGCTCACGCACCTTGAATCCGCGCATCCGGTCGGTATCGACATGGGTTTGGGCCGAATCTCCAAGGTACGCGACGCGATGCAGCTGTCGTTCGCGTGCCCGATCATCACGGTCGGCGGCACGAACGGCAAGGGCTCGACCTGCGCGATTCTCGAAGCGATCCTGCTGCGCGCGGGCTACACGGTAGGCTGTCATACGTCGCCGCATCTGCTGTCGTTCAACGAGCGGGCGCGCGTCAACGGCGCGATGGCAAGCGATGAGGAATTGCTGCCGCACTTCGAAGCGGTCGAAACCGCACGGCTGAGCCTCGCAGAACCGGTCACGCTGACGTATTTCGAATTCACCACGCTCGCGATCATGAGCCTGTTCGCCTCGCGCGGCCTCGACGCGGTGATTTTCGAAGTCGGCCTCGGCGGACGTCTCGATGCGGTCAATATCCTCGACACCGACTGCGCGATCATCACCAGCATCGACCTCGATCACACCGACTATCTCGGCGATACGCGCGAGAAAATCGCCTTCGAAAAAGCCGGCATTTTCCGTCCGGGCAAGCCGGCGATCTGCGCCGATCCGGTACCGCCGCAAACGTTGATCGATCATGCCGAAAAAATCGGCGCCGAATTGTGGCTGTTCGGCCGCGATTTCCGCTATGAAGGCCAGGCGGGCAGCGAGCGTCAGCAATGGAGCTACGTCGGCCCGACGATGCGACGTTCGTCGCTCGCCTACCCGTCGCTGCGTGGCGCGAATCAACTGATCAATACCTCGGCGGCGCTGGCCGGTCTCGAGGCGTTGCGCGATCGCTTGCCGGTGTCGGCGCAAGACATCCGCCTCGGTATCGCCAATGTGGATCTGCCGGGACGTTTTCAGGTGCTGCCCGGCAAGCCGTCCATCGTGCTCGACGTCGGCCACAACCCGCACGCGGCCGCGGTGCTCGGCCAAAATCTCGGCAACATGGGCTTTTTTCCATATACGTACGCGGTGTTCGGCGCGATGCGCGACAAGGACATCGCCGGCGTGCTCAATCATCTGAAGGGCGAGGTCGATCACTGGTGCGTGACCGATCTGCCGACTCCACGCGCCGCGTCGGCGCAGGAACTCGAAGCGACCTTGCGCGAACTCGGTGTCGAGGACGGCACCGATAGCAGCGTGACGCGCTACACGACCCCCGCTGAAGCTTTCCAGGATGCGCTAAAACGTGCGTCGGAGAATGATAGAATTGTCGTTTTCGGCAGTTTCTATACGGTAGCGGGTGTGATGGCCTACCGGAAATCGCAGCAACACTGA
- the accD gene encoding acetyl-CoA carboxylase, carboxyltransferase subunit beta — MSWLDKLLPPKIKQTDPKSRKGIPEGLWIKCPSCEAVLYRNDVEANLHVCPKCDHHMRIGARERLDGLLDAEGRYEIGQEIVPVDALKFKDSRKYPERIKEAMDETDETDAMVVMGGAIHTLPVVVACFEFSFMGGSMGSVVGERFARGAQNALEQKVPFICVTASGGARMQESLLSLMQMAKTTAMLTKLAEARLPFISVLTDPTMGGVSASFAFLGDVVIAEPKALIGFAGPRVIEQTVREKLPEGFQRAEFLLQKGAIDMIVDRRKLREEIAQLLALLSHQPADAVA, encoded by the coding sequence ATGAGCTGGCTCGATAAGCTGCTGCCGCCGAAAATCAAACAAACCGACCCGAAGAGCCGCAAGGGGATTCCGGAAGGCCTGTGGATCAAGTGCCCGTCGTGCGAAGCCGTGCTGTATCGCAATGACGTCGAGGCCAATCTGCATGTTTGCCCGAAGTGCGACCACCATATGCGCATCGGCGCACGCGAGCGGCTCGACGGCTTGCTCGATGCGGAAGGCCGCTATGAAATCGGTCAGGAAATCGTTCCGGTCGATGCGCTGAAGTTCAAGGACAGCCGCAAGTATCCTGAGCGCATCAAGGAAGCGATGGACGAAACCGACGAAACCGATGCAATGGTCGTGATGGGCGGCGCGATTCATACGCTGCCGGTCGTGGTCGCGTGCTTCGAGTTTTCGTTCATGGGCGGCTCGATGGGTTCGGTGGTCGGTGAGCGCTTTGCTCGCGGCGCGCAGAATGCGCTCGAGCAGAAGGTGCCGTTTATCTGCGTGACCGCTTCGGGCGGCGCGCGGATGCAGGAAAGCCTGCTGTCGCTGATGCAGATGGCGAAAACCACTGCGATGCTGACGAAGCTGGCCGAAGCCAGGCTGCCGTTCATTTCCGTGCTGACCGACCCGACGATGGGCGGGGTATCGGCAAGTTTTGCGTTCCTCGGTGATGTCGTGATTGCCGAGCCGAAGGCGCTGATCGGTTTTGCCGGCCCGCGCGTGATCGAGCAGACCGTTCGCGAGAAACTGCCGGAAGGCTTCCAGCGCGCCGAGTTTCTGCTGCAGAAGGGCGCGATCGATATGATCGTCGACCGCCGCAAGCTGCGCGAAGAGATTGCGCAATTGCTGGCGCTGTTGAGTCATCAGCCGGCGGACGCTGTCGCGTAA